The segment GGCCGGCGTTCCGATGTCGTAGAGTGGAACGTCGCAGGCAAAGCCGTAGAGCCTGCCGTCCACCAGGGGAGGGAAAAAGTCTCGCTCGAGTGAACAAGGGAGAGCATCAGGTATGAGGTGGATCGCTTCCGTCTGGATGGCGTAAGTGCCGGCATTTAGAAACGAGGCCGTTTGTTTTTCCTGAAATGAGCGAATCCATCCCAGTGCATCCATCCGGACTCCTCCCGCGTCGGTCCGTTCATTCGATGGAACCACGGCCATCGTTGCCACGGCTTGTCTGTCTTGATGCGCCGTCAGGAAGGCGCGGAGGTCGATTCGACATAGGGAGTCCCCGTTTAACACGAGGATGGTCGGTGTTGCGATCAAGGAGTGGCAGGCCCGAAGGGCTCCGGCTGTGCCGAGCGGGGTCTGTTCATGTGAGATGATCGCACTACAGTCCATTCGTCGGCCGACATGCTGCTCGATCCAATTCCCATGATGGCCGGTACAGAACACGATCCGGTGAAAGCCGTGTGAGAGGACATGGTCGACAACTAAATCGAGGAATGGCCGGCCATTGATTGAGGCCATGGGCTTGGGGCGATCCGTTAGGACCGGTTGAAGTCTGGTTCCCAAGCCTCCGCAGAGTATGACGACGTCAGTCGATGCGTGCGTCATCAGGCGGCGTCTTTCTTCCACGTCTGAACGGTGTGTTCTTCGAGCTCTGCAGAAGTCGGCACGTCATTCCAGAGGGGAGCCCGTCGGACAGGAACTTCCTGTTGGAAAAATACGATCTGGCTTCCCGAGCCTTCAAACTGAAATGGAACTTGCAAGAGGCCCGGCAAGGCTGCATTGATCTTGGCGTGCAGCTCCGGTTTGGCATAGATCAGCATAAAGCCTCCCCCGCCTGCACCGAGCAGTTTCCCGCCGAGTGCGCCGGCATTTCTCGCGGCGTCATAAATCTGATCGATGAGCGGAGTGGTGATTTTACTGGTTAGTCCCCGCTTGACCATCCAAGCTTCGTGCAGAAGTTCGCCGAACTCTGATAGGTCATGGTCGCCGGTCAGGAGAGATATGCCTTCCTGAACCATCTGTAGCATGGCAAATAGTTCCACCCGCCGCTGCTTAGTTCTTTCAATTTGCTCTTTAGCGATCTCGGAGGCTGTCCGGGAGAAGCCGGTGAAATACAGCAGCAGATGATCTTGAAATTGCTTGAGCCGTTCGGGCTTCATGATCAACGGGGTGTATCCGATCTCTCCGGTGGGAGAGAAGGTGAGCCGGCACAGACCGCCATGGGCAGCCAAGACCTGATCTTGGCATCCGACCGCTTCTTTGACGATATTCTGTTCAACATGAATGGCCGCATGAGCCAGTTCGGATTTGGTCGGCATCCGATGTTGCATCGCATAGAGGGCATGGAGGAGGCCCACCGTGAACGAGGAACTTGATCCCAGTCCGGTACGGGCCGGGAGATCGCCGTCATGATGAATCTCAAGACCTTCGGTCATCTTGAGATACTGGAGGACGCCTCGGACGGCTGGATGCTCGATCTCGGCATTATTATTGGCATGTTCGATTCGCGAGTAGGCAATCCGCGTCTTATGTTCAAAGAAGGGCGGAAGATGGCGGCACGAGATATAGCAATACTTGTCGATCGTGGTGGCGAGGACGGCGCCGCCGTGCTCTTTAAACCACACGGGGTAGTCGGTTCCGCCTCCGAAGAAGGAGATGCGAAAGGGTGTGCGGCTGATGATCATCGAGCCCCTCCTTCTATCCGTCGGATGCCGGCGCTAGACATTGCCGTATCCCGTTCCGGTCACGATGGTGTAGCACTTGGTCAATTCCCGAATGCCGCGTTCTAACGACCAATCCGGCTTGAACCCGGTCGAGAGCATCCGTTCATTCGAGACGATGTAGTCCCGTTTGTCGGGATCTTCTCCGATCGGGGCTTCAAAGAAGACAAACTGAGGAATGTGTCGTTGAATTTCCTGGCACAGTTCCAGTTTCGAAAGATTGGCGTCGTCCAGGCCGACATTGTAGGCGCGATTCTTCATGCTCTCGAACTGATCCATCGAGTGAAGAAAGGCCTTCACGACGTCACGGATATGGATGTAGTTCCGTTTGCAATGCCCCTCGAACACCACGACGGCTCGATCATGGACCGCGCGCCACACAAAATCGTTGACCAGGAGGTCCATCCGCATTCGAGGAGACGCGCCAAAGACTGTGGCCAGCCGGAGGGTGATCGCGTTGCCGCGATCCAGCACGACCCGCTCGGCCTTGACCTTCGTCTCGCCATACAAACTGATCGGACGTAACGGCGAATCCTCTGTGCAGGGAACGCCCGGTTGCCCGATGCCATAGCCGCTGTTCGTGACGGGGAAGATGATCTGCTGCTGTTGCGAGCTGAGCTTGCTCAGCATCTGCACGGCTTCAAAGTTGATCGTGTAGGCGCCGACCCGATCGCGATTGCACAACGGCGCTCCCACCAGGGCGGCGAGCGGAATAATGACGTCCGCGTCATGCAGGAGATCCGTGATGATTCGTTCGTCCCGGCAATCCCCTCGCACGACACGAAAGGTGTCAAAGGCGCAGCAATCCAACAGGCTGTTTTGTCGATACATGAAGGTATCGAGCACGGTGACTCGATGACCCCGGTCTAGGAGCTGTTTGCACAGCACCGATCCGATATAGCCGGCTCCCCCGGTCACCAGTACATGTGTCTGTTTTGTCGGCATTGAGATCGCGACTCCTTAAGGCTGATGACAGAGCGGAAGCGATGCGCGTGACACCCCTTCCCCCGATGTTGAGTGATCGATAAACCATCGCACCGTCGCTTCAAGACCCTGTCTCAGGTTGGTGAATCGGCAATCCGGAAACAGCGATGAAAATGTTCTGCTCTGCAAGCGTTTCACCGGCACGCCTTCAGGTTGAGTCGAGTCGAATACCATCGGACCCGTATACCCCATGACGGACGCAATCGTTTCGGCTAAGGCTCGAATCGTGATGCCGCCGTCAGGAGTAATGATGGTTGTCGTCGAATCGAGGTTACGCTCGATCGCATCGACGGCGATCTTGGCCACATCGTCGACAAAGACGAATTGGCGCACCGCCCGGCCGCTCCCCCACACGACCAACGGAGTGCCGGTCGTCTTCGCCGCCCAGCAGCGGCTGATCAGCGAACCCACCACATGACCGCTCTCGGGATCGAACGAGTCCTGGGGACCATAGAGCGTGACCGGTGTCAGCGTGGTCCACTTCCACCCCTCTTCTTTCGCCACGAGACGGGTGTGGAGATCCAGCATGCGCTTGGCATAGCCGTATCCCGCATTGCCGTCATATGGGAGTGCGGCCTGGAGATCGTCTTC is part of the Nitrospira sp. genome and harbors:
- a CDS encoding sugar phosphate nucleotidyltransferase, whose amino-acid sequence is MTHASTDVVILCGGLGTRLQPVLTDRPKPMASINGRPFLDLVVDHVLSHGFHRIVFCTGHHGNWIEQHVGRRMDCSAIISHEQTPLGTAGALRACHSLIATPTILVLNGDSLCRIDLRAFLTAHQDRQAVATMAVVPSNERTDAGGVRMDALGWIRSFQEKQTASFLNAGTYAIQTEAIHLIPDALPCSLERDFFPPLVDGRLYGFACDVPLYDIGTPARLAAFEALDKETTEHHYTTSLSQ
- a CDS encoding kinase codes for the protein MIISRTPFRISFFGGGTDYPVWFKEHGGAVLATTIDKYCYISCRHLPPFFEHKTRIAYSRIEHANNNAEIEHPAVRGVLQYLKMTEGLEIHHDGDLPARTGLGSSSSFTVGLLHALYAMQHRMPTKSELAHAAIHVEQNIVKEAVGCQDQVLAAHGGLCRLTFSPTGEIGYTPLIMKPERLKQFQDHLLLYFTGFSRTASEIAKEQIERTKQRRVELFAMLQMVQEGISLLTGDHDLSEFGELLHEAWMVKRGLTSKITTPLIDQIYDAARNAGALGGKLLGAGGGGFMLIYAKPELHAKINAALPGLLQVPFQFEGSGSQIVFFQQEVPVRRAPLWNDVPTSAELEEHTVQTWKKDAA
- a CDS encoding NAD(P)-dependent oxidoreductase, which produces MPTKQTHVLVTGGAGYIGSVLCKQLLDRGHRVTVLDTFMYRQNSLLDCCAFDTFRVVRGDCRDERIITDLLHDADVIIPLAALVGAPLCNRDRVGAYTINFEAVQMLSKLSSQQQQIIFPVTNSGYGIGQPGVPCTEDSPLRPISLYGETKVKAERVVLDRGNAITLRLATVFGASPRMRMDLLVNDFVWRAVHDRAVVVFEGHCKRNYIHIRDVVKAFLHSMDQFESMKNRAYNVGLDDANLSKLELCQEIQRHIPQFVFFEAPIGEDPDKRDYIVSNERMLSTGFKPDWSLERGIRELTKCYTIVTGTGYGNV
- a CDS encoding NAD-dependent epimerase/dehydratase family protein is translated as MTGPLLVTGGTGLLGSAIRKIRPDAIYLSRADGDLRDRSVAQRLITDIRPGQILHLAGAVGGVKANAACNSRFFEDNVLINTAVLSAARALGIQRLVSLLSSCAFPLFSDRATTEDDLQAALPYDGNAGYGYAKRMLDLHTRLVAKEEGWKWTTLTPVTLYGPQDSFDPESGHVVGSLISRCWAAKTTGTPLVVWGSGRAVRQFVFVDDVAKIAVDAIERNLDSTTTIITPDGGITIRALAETIASVMGYTGPMVFDSTQPEGVPVKRLQSRTFSSLFPDCRFTNLRQGLEATVRWFIDHSTSGEGVSRASLPLCHQP